The following proteins come from a genomic window of Daphnia carinata strain CSIRO-1 chromosome 8, CSIRO_AGI_Dcar_HiC_V3, whole genome shotgun sequence:
- the LOC130703697 gene encoding uncharacterized protein LOC130703697, with product MKVIVIAVFFCVASAQSVYYPEATYETEYRAQPYSFSWEVNDAASDNNYAHTEVSDGKVVSGSYRVALPDGRMQIVTYKDDSYGYVADVKYEGEAKYPEYRQPYSAPAYKAQAYQTPAPAYQTPIAPTYQVPIKPAYEAPTTPAYEAPAPIYRAPAPTYKTPVYEATTPSYKAPTPVYKAPTPVYKAPTPVYKAPTPVYKTPTPVYKAPTPVYKAPIVPAYKPAISKPYDAQSSPSYKIPEYIVPSYRPVTTVAPVYTPPSTPSSAIYSSPAPLPLLYRTPAKQATYSAI from the exons ATGAAG GTTATTGTAATTGCCGTGTTCTTCTGTGTCGCTTCCGCTCAATCTGTTTACTACCCAGAGGCAACATACGAAACAGAATAC CGTGCACAGCCGTACAGTTTCTCATGGGAAGTCAACGATGCTGCTTCCGACAACAATTACGCTCACACTGAGGTTAGTGACGGTAAGGTAGTTTCCGGCTCTTACCGTGTCGCTCTTCCCGATGGCCGCATGCAGATCGTCACGTACAAAGATGACAGCTACGGATACGTTGCGGATGTCAAATACGAAGGTGAAGCTAAGTATCCCGAGTATAGACAGCCTTACTCTGCGCCTGCCTACAAAGCTCAGGCTTACCAAACACCTGCACCGGCCTATCAAACTCCAATTGCACCGACCTACCAAGTCCCCATTAAACCCGCCTACGAAGCTCCCACTACACCCGCCTACGAAGCTCCGGCTCCAATATACAGAGCTCCAGCCCCAACCTACAAAACGCCAGTCTATGAAGCTACTACTCCATCCTACAAAGCTCCTACTCCGGTCTACAAAGCTCCTACTCCGGTCTACAAAGCTCCTACTCCGGTCTACAAAGCTCCTACTCCGGTCTACAAAACTCCTACTCCGGTCTACAAAGCTCCTACTCCGGTCTACAAGGCTCCAATTGTTCCTGCCTATAAGCCTGCCATTTCTAAACCATACGATGCTCAGTCTTCTCCATCCTATAAGATTCCTGAATACATCGTTCCTTCCTACAGGCCTGTAACAACTGTTGCACCTGTTTACACGCCACCCTCTACACCTTCCTCGGCTATTTACAGTTCCCCTGCACCACTACCTTTACTTTACAGGACACCTGCAAAACAAGCGACATATTCTGCAATCTAA
- the LOC132087719 gene encoding uncharacterized protein LOC132087719 gives MELVRCIVAAFIVYLELLTLAYPICGDGLTLEEELQELTENYFQFRETLLAKNVQLEETVRKLEDQLQQNEIKKKLESQMSYVEFKLQQQELRLATLNPSMLTTVSNSDTQPVGVLNEMATSYEDPRQPGNISSEFYLLLRNATVGNVYCSLTRVPDSSGFRQASEYGNLTSWPVYFYVQKNNLFSKESTPIPFVIERINVGKAMDEWSGKFTTPQTGTYSFIFSGLAKVSTSSSPLRLGLNLQLNGSEMTAGRVEVVDYVVVSDKLISLTLQATLKLESGDRVWLEIFSLSTGVALYNDGAHFTCFNGSLLE, from the exons ATGGAACTAGTTCGCTGCATCGTTGCTGCGTTCATTGTTTACCTCGAACTTCTGACGTTGGCATATCCGATTTGTGGAGACGGTCTCACTCTGGAGGAGGAATTACAAGAATTAACTGAGAATTAC TTTCAATTCAGGGAAACTCTACTGGCAAAAAATGTTCAGTTAGAGGAAACAGTCAGAAAACTAGAGGACCAGCTGCAACAAAAC gaaataaaaaaaaaattggaatcaCAAATGAGCTATGTGGAATTCAAATTACAGCAACAGGAGCTACGTTTAGCTACCCTAAACCCATCGATGTTGACAACTGTTTCAAATTCCGATACGCAGCCGGTGGGTGTCCTAAATGAAATGGCAACGTCATACGAGGATCCACGTCAGCCTGGAAATATTTCGAGCGAATTCTATTTGTTGCTAAGAAATGCAACAGTGGGAAACGTCTACTGCAGCCTTACAAGAGTTCCTGACAGTTCAG GATTCCGGCAGGCCAGTGAATATGGTAATCTGACGTCATGGCCCGTCTATTTTTacgtacaaaaaaacaacctcTTCAGCAAGGAGTCCACTCCTATTCCATTTGTTATTGAAAGAATCAATGTCGGAAAAGCGATGGACGAATGGTCTGGAAAATTCACGACACCGCAAACGGGAACGTATTCTTTCATCTTCAGTGGATTGGCCAAGGTTTCAACATCCTCTTCTCCACTTCGTTTGGGGCTGAATCTTCAGTTGAATGGCTCGGAAATGACAGCAGGACGAGTCGAAGTGGTAGACTATGTCGTCGTCAGTGATAAGCTTATCTCTTTGACCCTCCAAGCAACATTAAAACTTGAATCGGGAGATCGAGTGTGGCTTGAAATCTTCTCTCTGTCAACAGGAGTGGCTCTGTATAACGACGGTGCCCATTTTACCTGCTTCAATGGTTCGCTATTGGAGTAG
- the LOC130703694 gene encoding uncharacterized protein LOC130703694, whose product MKIAILAVVFAVAAAQSYSEPAYKAAESQPLMPYSFAWDVKDDTSYNNYAHSENSDGNAVTGSYRVLLPDGRTQIVNYRADSNGYVADVKYEGEAKYSDYKAPAYKSPAQPAYQAPSAPAPPAYQPSSAPAPPAYQPSSAPAPPAYQAPSTPAYRAPSSTPAPAYRPPTTPSAPAYRASATPAAPAYRAPATPSTPAYRAPSPPPAPSAPAYRAPATSTYPAPPTPAAPAYRPSVAPSTPAYRAPATPVYGAPAPSSNYRTQPVPLAYRG is encoded by the exons ATGAAG ATCGCCATCCTTGCCGTTGTGTTCGCAGTTGCTGCAGCCCAATCTTATTCAGAGCCGGCGTACAAAGCTGCTGAATCTCAA CCTCTAATGCCCTACAGCTTCGCTTGGGACGTCAAGGATGACACTTCCTACAATAACTATGCCCACTCTGAAAACAGCGATGGCAATGCAGTCACCGGATCTTACCGAGTCCTCTTACCCGATGGCCGCACGCAAATTGTGAACTATAGGGCTGACAGCAATGGATACGTGGCTGATGTCAAATACGAAGGCGAGGCCAAGTATTCCGACTATAAAGCACCGGCTTACAAATCTCCCGCTCAGCCGGCCTACCAGGCTCCTTCAGCTCCCGCACCACCAGCCTATCAGCCATCTTCAGCTCCCGCTCCACCAGCCTATCAGCCATCTTCAGCTCCTGCTCCACCAGCTTATCAGGCTC CTTCAACTCCCGCTTACAGAGCACCATCATCTACTCCCGCTCCAGCATACAGACCACCAACTACTCCTTCAGCGCCAGCTTACAGGGCATCAGCCACTCCTGCTGCTCCGGCTTACAGGGCACCAGCTACCCCTTCGACTCCAGCATACAGGGCTCCATCACCTCCTCCTGCTCCTTCAGCTCCAGCTTATAGGGCACCAGCTACTTCTACTTATCCAGCACCACCTACACCCGCTGCTCCTGCTTACAGACCATCAGTAGCTCCATCCACTCCGGCTTACAGGGCACCAGCCACGCCCGTCTACGGGGCTCCTGCTCCTTCTTCAAACTATCGAACTCAACCAGTTCCTCTAGCCTACAGAGGCTAA